A DNA window from Arachis duranensis cultivar V14167 chromosome 3, aradu.V14167.gnm2.J7QH, whole genome shotgun sequence contains the following coding sequences:
- the LOC107477827 gene encoding calcium-binding protein KRP1, with protein sequence MASGGGVDFEDLLPMMATKLGGEGLIKELCNGFELLMDKEKGVITLESLRSNAAAVLGIEDMKEDELVSMMREGDIDGDGYLSQMEFCVLMFRLSPELMEESWFLIEQALQNHDDELVSNNNKNKSNSSIS encoded by the coding sequence ATGGCTAGTGGTGGTGGAGTTGACTTTGAGGACTTGCTTCCGATGATGGCGACCAAGCTAGGAGGCGAGGGACTCATAAAAGAACTATGCAACGGTTTTGAGTTGCTGATGGACAAAGAGAAAGGTGTGATCACGTTGGAGAGCTTAAGGAGTAATGCTGCGGCGGTTCTTGGGATTGAGGATATGAAGGAGGACGAGCTTGTGAGCATGATGAGGGAAGGTGACATCGACGGCGACGGCTACCTTTCGCAGATGGAGTTCTGTGTCTTGATGTTCAGGTTGAGCCCTGAATTGATGGAAGAGTCTTGGTTTTTGATTGAACAGGCATTGCAAAATCATGATGATGAACTAGTTAGCAAcaataacaagaacaagagCAATTCTTCTAtttcatga